The nucleotide window AGCTATAACATCTTTTAGAAACCTGCCCATCCAGCAGGTTGGGAAGCTGATTTGCTATCTCTATTCTTTGGTTCACCAAAACGCTGAGAATTTTTCGACTCGTTGAAATTGGCCTTTATCTGAGAGCTGGAAGCTGGCACAGCTCTAAAGCTATCTGTTCCAAATGCTGATGTATTAGTTTCAGATGTCTCTCTGTTCTGGTGGCCATTTTTTGTCCTGACAGATCTAGGAGTAGAGTTGACTGTAGTAGTCTGTTGCTTTGGATCATCAGCAAATGCTTGCCAGGACTTTGAATCAGAGCTCAACTGACTCTGGCCAAATAATCCTTGCTGAAGTTCCCAAACTGTTCCTTCAATGTTATCTTTTTTCTGtatcaaaatcaattttgaattaataattattgAATAGTCAATTATAAATTTCACTAACAATGAAAGTTTAATAGCAAAGAATGTACCGGTGGAGTACTGGATGGTTGACTTCCAGGAGACGCATGGTCTCTCGTGGTGTCTAGATTTGGTGATGGAGTTCTAGCAGCAAGAGCTTGCTTAAGCTCTTGTAACTCCTGTCGCTGTGATCGGCATATTGCAGATAGCTTTTCATATTTAGATGTTATTTCAGCCTTCTCCATGTTGGCTCGTGACAGCTGTTGCTTCAGCTTCTCAACCTCAGCTTCCATGAGCTCTTTCTTCTCCGGTTGTTTTGTGTTATTTCCAGGGCTAGGTTTATTGGTACAGAATTCTGCAACAAAAGAATTGAATCCTTCACCTTGGGGGGCAGTTGGCCCCTCTAActttgatgatttattattcCCAACACTCTGACCTGAACCATCCTGGAAAAAGTTTATCTCGAAATCCCTTGATGGGGCTTCCCCTGCTCTATTGGCTAGTTTTGGTCGCACATTATTTTGCACTGGGTGGAAGCTGAGACTTTCCTCTTTCAACGGGCTATTTCGATTAGAAACAGGAACCTTATTGGGATGACTCTTGTCATGGACTGAGGAACTGTGCCTTATCTCTTCGTCAAATTTGGGTCTGGTTGTCTCCTCTGAAACAGAGGCATTTGTTGCATGCTGAGTATTCCAGAATGCACCAATTGGACCAGTAGCTCCACCGGCTTTTGAATTATGTGATGCAGGCGATGCATTATGATTAGGTTCAGCAGCCGAAGGAGGTGGCGGAGGATTTCTGCTAGGCATTGGACTAGTCTTACCTGCAGCTCTTGAAAATCCTGAAAATCCAGCAGATATTAGATTCATTGAAGTGGAGCCAGGATTTTGTACCTTAGTAGTGTCTCCAGTCGCAACATAGTAGAGGTGTCACGTCCCATATGAAAACTCCCATTCCTCTCTCCCCACAATAGAAGAAAGATGTGTAATTCATATGTAACATTACAAGCatcacaaaaatatttcaactgtaCAGGAAACATGGAAACATATAAACAGCTAATCTGtcaatttcaacttcaaatactctttttttttcaacttcaacCAAATATTGTCCAAATGACTACTAAGGAACTTCAGGTGACTTCTAGACCAGAACCAGAAAAGGAGACTTGAGATTTTATATAATTGATGAAAAGAATTTTAAATGACAGAAATTGGTTCTTTATTATAGCGGGCTAAATAAGTAGATATACTGAATGCAGTAATCTATCAATGTTATCATCCAACAAACTTCACGGATAAAATGTTAATCAATCACAAACCTGAGAAATTCCTACAAGTAATTCACAATAAAACAAAGATCTGGAAAAAACGTTCTCACCTTCATGCCCATCAATACCCTGTTGCTGCATTTCAGGGGGTCTTTCAGGTAACGACTTTTGAAGTTCATCGGGTAACAGGCCATTAACACGGAACCACACCTgccataaaataaaacaaattgaGTTAGAAAGCTTTAGAGTAGGGTCAGCCCTTATGATTGCTATGGGCAGCACCACTCTACAACTAACCTAAGTTTATGCAGATGAATGGCCAATCAAGCAAAGCGCTTGCCTGCGTGATATCTGGTCTGGCATCTGGTGATGACTGAAGCATATCTCTTATTAGGTCTATGATGGAAGTGCTGTATTTTGGTAATTCTGGAATCCGGTAATTGCCATTTAAAACTTGAAGTTTTGATTCACCATCAAATGCAGACTTGAAGTAGCATATCCGAAAGAGTAAACAGCCAAGGGCCTGCAAGACAAAAGTGCCGCTGTGTTCTAAGATAACCCCGTAAATCTAGGTAGAAGAATTATTTTTCTGATTGTTAAAGATAAAATCTAGGTAAAGGATTTGCGGTTTCTGAAATCATCTTAAAGTTCCTTCAGCCTGCTAAACTTACCCATATGTCTACCTTCTCATTTATAAGTTCTCTTCGGTACAAATCCCACATCTAAGGAAAGAAAAGAAGGGATATAGAAGTCAGCAATCAATACCATCAAAGATAACAATAATCAATAACAAGGTCCTCAATCAACCTCAGGAGCTCTGTATGCAGGTGTCGTGTGTTTCCTTATATTGTCCTCCTCAATTCCCATTTCCTCAGGTTTCTCAAAACGTTTGTGGTTGGTTGAAGTGCTACCAAAATCACACAACTTCCACAATCCATCAGCACCCAACAAAAGGTTCTCAGCCTTTAAATCTCTGTAGAACAGGAAACACAGTACAAAatgaaagaataataaaatcaGAAGAGAAACTTATGTGAATAAATTCAGTGTAGTCAGTCACGGTTTTGCAATGAATTGGATCTCTTAACTGTTCACTTTTGTTCCTAGCTGCTTATGTCAATAACATGAAACAACTCAAACTCATAAGATTGTATATGGAATCAACAGAACCATTAAGCAGAAGGTTAAATGGAATTGTAttgtatctttttatttttggtgtaaagagaaAGGTCTAAAGGAAACAGAACAGATTTTAGAATTATTAGGATCGttgtaagtatttttttttctcttcttttgtcCCCCTTCGTTTTTTGAAGGTCACCAAGCATAttcttaatgctgaagaatacaacataaccatttccaaaaaaaaaaaaaagtgatcaCTCAGTAGCTCTAACCACAAACAAGGGAAAGCGCAACGGATGAAAATCAAGGCAATGAACAAAATTAAGctgaaagaaaatataaagagaGTTAAAGACAGATGCGGATTACATGACAACATATTTAACATAAGATGCAAAATACTGAAATTGTGCAAGCAAAGAAGAGGAATTATGATTTATGAAGCCCCAAATCACTGAACAGATGAAACATAGTGAAGACTATTATAAACAAAGCCTAACCTCAACTGAAATTAGTGCTAAAGAAAGTTCGTCATCATTTTAGAAAACTAATCGGGCTTAAGAGTTTTTGTCTTTACCTGTGAGCTATGGGTGGGGATTGGCAGTGCATAGCAAAGACCGCATTGCACACATCCCTGAATATTAAGAGGGCCTGTTTCTCCTCAAAGAAGCCAGCTCCTCGGTTCTCAAGGACACTAACCAAGGATTGTTCACAAAATTCCATGACAAGGAGAGCTTCCTTTGTACGACCCATATCCAAGATGGTATGCGCGTGAAGTGTAACAACATTAGGATGACCCTTGAGCGATTTCATCACCGAAATCTCTTTCAATACTAGATCAAGTGATTCTTCATCATTAACAATCATATGCTTTAATGCATACTGCTTTGAACCATGTAGCATATCTCGGGCTAAATAAACACAAGAGAATCCGCCCTCTGCAATTGCATTGCGCACTTGAACTTTGAGATTGCCAATATCAATGCTGCGACCTTCAAGCCCAGTCTGTTCCTTGGGCATAAAAGGTTTGAATCTCCACATCTTAAATAATTCTATCAGAAGAGAGAAAACCACTATGAATCATGGCAAAGATAAAAGATTTAGCAACATAAACAGTGAAATTAGAATCTGCATGCAGTAAAGTGAACTAGCTGTACAACCACTatgaaaaaaagtaaagtacATGTGCGTTAGGTGGTATATGTTTGGAGTTTTACAAATACTGAGTTAGAAACTAACATTAGTTAGTGTTTGTTTGACTTGTTTCTGGAACAAATTTgactttttatgaaaatttccaaattgagtttccaaaTCTCAGTTTTTGAGTTTTAGGAATATTTGAAAAGTTGGGTTTGGAAATCTCAAAAATCTTTTGCTAAGTCAAGTTTTCAAAAACCTCAAAGGAACGTCAGCTTGCTAATTCATGATCAGCCTGAAATGGTTACTTATATGTAGAAGACTGCAGATATTTACATTAGAGAGGcacaaacaataatattacCGCCAAAACTTCACTCCTACAAATGCAAAACAAAATGTGTTGAACATTTCCAGAAATggatcttttcttctttctgaGTTGGAGGGGGAGGAAGgtgatcaaaattttaaacttcCACCAGATCAGGAATAATTACAAACTTAGACCATGTTTAAAAGTGAGTTAGCTAAACAAATGAAGTAGGGACTGGAGCTGCAGGCCTTTGAATCAGATCAATATTGGGGACTGATGACACATGGGAAAACTCAAGAGCCTTGACCAATCAGAAAAAAATCCCGCTTCACTAATATATATTTACTGTCCATAAGACCTGCTACACCATATTATTGCTGACAGATGTTtcaaaatatattcaataccATGAATAACCTTTAATGTAAAGAGATATTTATGGTAAAAGAGCCTGTATCATAGAAAGATAATCATCAAATCTATCCACTACTAAAATAATAGATTCTCCATTTAATGCTCGAGAATGTTCTTCTACTATGACATGCAGAGAGAAAACAAGCTGTGTTTTTAATGATACAATTATTGCATTGGACTGACACAAGGAATAATGGAACTCCAAAATTAAAGACAAGCAAGATTCTAGATTCATGAACACAACGACAACCGCTCTATCCATACAATCTGTATAGTACTGTTATTATAAGCCTGATTAGTTGCCCTTTTGCCTAGTTTAGAGGAGTTATGGTGTAGTCTATCGAATGTATCAAGTGTGATCAAATTTGTTggtttcttctcttcttttctgaATAAGCAGATAATATTGGTTATTATATGGTTAAGGCAATCAGCAGAGATGTCTACACCAGATTATATTGGaagtatgaaaagaaaaattaattcaaagttTCAAACTAATGAGTACTGTACTCCAATTTACAAGTATGCAACATTGAgcttcatttaaattttataaacttGTACAATTATAAACTTGCATCCAGCAAATGTTTGCCTCTATGGCACCCACTTAGCGTCGAAACACACACAAACATGCCATCTCCACGCAGATTCGAGTCCATCACATAAAAGTTAAAACATAGACATATTTCAAGTTTACAGCATTACAACTGCATTCAGGTTTACCAATATAGTGAACTTCTTTTTTTGACAAGTaatgatatattaaaaatggtATAACAACACTTAAGACAGTGCATTAATAATTACAAAGTTGCAAAGCCCAGATCATATCTAACATGGAATCTACATCATTTACAAAGGCCATGTTGCACCAAACGGCAAGCAAGGAAATACAATTTCATTCAAGTATGTATGTTGCTCTAAGTTTGCCTACAAAAAGATTCATAAGGATACATCTTTGCTTTGCCtaactttttattcttttcatagGTCCAACAAATTAAATTCAAGCTGCTGCAACTATTAAATTCTGAAagtttttgctttaaaaaaaaagacctgAGGCGAGATAATCCTACTTCAGTCCATTATCTGATGCAGTTGGTTTTCTTTCCTGACCATCTACTAAAACTTAAGCGCTATACTACTTTCTAAGAGAACATGCATAGCACTAACCTCTGCATTTTTCCCAAAACTCTGGGATGATTTCTTATTGACAACATGAAATGCCCAAAAATGAAGATATAACTTGTTCAGATGTGGAAATCAAAGATAATAATGTCTCATCAGGCAATGGATCCAAATTCCCACAAAAGATTCTTAATCTTTAACCAAAATAGTAAGCTAGAAGATTCATTTGCACCCAATAACAGCTCCACATGATCAAATTTTGGTCAAGCAAAACAAAATCAGGCCATTCATACACAAATCAAAAAATCAGACTTGGTAGCATCCTACGACAACCAATTGATACCATAGGATAAAGCAAGATTAAAGAATCAAAATTCACAGTAAATCAACACTACCCAATTGCAATAAATCCAAGAAACGACCAAAAACATTGTAAAAATTCTACCTTGATGTTGTAAGTTACCGATCGAGCACAAGAAAACAAGACACCCCaaatcaagaaatcaagaaaatttcCTAAAGTAACTGCATTTAAACAGCTTTGATGTAAAATTGATGAGATCTGAGACTGCAGATTTGGGAGGTTCTTGGGATTCAGGGGATTGCTGGTGAGATCTAAGAAAAGTGTATAGTAATCTTTGAGGGGTTCTATGGATCGCGTTTTCGCCAATTGGCTTATATGCCTTTTTATTCCAAAGGAATAACTTTATTCCGACTATACTATATAGTATTTGATTTTCTACcttgtgattattttttttttaaaacaaaaattacttATAATTTGGTGTTCGATACttatattgaaatttaattaattttaatttatattaagtaGGGGCGCATTCGGGGAGAATGCTTTTTATAAGGATTTATTCATATCCAAGTTTAAACCGAGATCtttgattaagaaaaaaatagttatattttgATGGTGAGGtctttctttcaaatattttttttatctttttccaGTGGTGATGTTTCATCTGCTTTCTTTATCCATTTTTTACTCTATCAAGACATTTGTTTtgcttttttcctcttttcttatattcaataaaaaagttTAGTAGTCTGATGGAAAATATCATTAcgtaatctttttttctttctagatTATCTGAATGATCTTTTTgacaattaaattaatatttctcTAATTGCTAAGAGCCTTAGAACATTTTTGTGCAGTTACTAATAATGTGCTTAAAAAAGTTAAGAAATATAATTGAGTTTTGTGTGAGTTTAATAGGTACTTGTATGttttgttaaataaatattttgttaggGGTACTTATGCTTATTGCTTGGTGTATGACATGGAGAGCTTtttaatttcacttttttttttggtcaataGTATAGCTTTCATTTCATAAAACCAAACTTTGTACAAGTATAGAGCATTAGTAGCCTAGACAAGCTACTCTTACAATCAATCCTGCTAGTTTCActaaactaatataaaaaaaataacaagaatctTTATAATCTTCAAAAGGGATATCTTGGCAGCATCTGTAAGCATTCCCTCCATGTTGAATTGTTCCTTCCTCTAATATGTATATGCAGCACTATATCTTTTATGATCTGTTCAGAAGAGAATGGTCGTTTTTTAAAACGAATGTAATTTCTAGCTGTCCACAGCTTATTCACAACCATCGCAAACGCATAACTTGTGATTTCAGCAACACCACCTCTTCTTCTTGCAATCTGGCTCATCCAATTCACTTCGGTCTCCAGTCTTGTATTTGTATGATGTGTCCCAACCATTATAacactatatttatttaaatttaatattttttatgtgaaatataaatttgtgtgtgaaaattaattaaatttttaataaataatatgtcaaaattataattttaaaatataataaaatttaaatcttgaatctaTATTTGGTGGTGGTATATGAAAGTATATCTCACTTGACAACATTATTTTCCAACTATATTGAGAAAATAGTTATTGACAAACCAAAAGGTGAAAAATCTGGcatctttttattttccttctcATCAACCTATTATTTTCGTCACCATTGCTGACATCAAGTAGATTTAGGACATGTTTGGAAAGTCATTCTGATAATTagatttgatatgatttggtGTAATTATATTATCTGACATGTTTAGTTGATCATGTAATCAACAAGTAATTGAGTGTAATTAGCATAACTCTTTAACAGGGAGGGGATGTGAATTGTTGGTAATTACATGATATAATTACAagattttaatttcttctttttatttttattatcattttttttattattatttgaaattctttttttatttttattattctaaatgtttattttttatcgtatatattatttatatttcattttttctcaTTCTCAATCTTTACTTTATGTGATTCTATGTAAGTTTcgtattatctatatttttatgctatgtttatttatttatttcattagcACAAT belongs to Solanum stenotomum isolate F172 chromosome 1, ASM1918654v1, whole genome shotgun sequence and includes:
- the LOC125867256 gene encoding uncharacterized protein LOC125867256, which codes for MWRFKPFMPKEQTGLEGRSIDIGNLKVQVRNAIAEGGFSCVYLARDMLHGSKQYALKHMIVNDEESLDLVLKEISVMKSLKGHPNVVTLHAHTILDMGRTKEALLVMEFCEQSLVSVLENRGAGFFEEKQALLIFRDVCNAVFAMHCQSPPIAHRDLKAENLLLGADGLWKLCDFGSTSTNHKRFEKPEEMGIEEDNIRKHTTPAYRAPEMWDLYRRELINEKVDIWALGCLLFRICYFKSAFDGESKLQVLNGNYRIPELPKYSTSIIDLIRDMLQSSPDARPDITQVWFRVNGLLPDELQKSLPERPPEMQQQGIDGHEGFSRAAGKTSPMPSRNPPPPPSAAEPNHNASPASHNSKAGGATGPIGAFWNTQHATNASVSEETTRPKFDEEIRHSSSVHDKSHPNKVPVSNRNSPLKEESLSFHPVQNNVRPKLANRAGEAPSRDFEINFFQDGSGQSVGNNKSSKLEGPTAPQGEGFNSFVAEFCTNKPSPGNNTKQPEKKELMEAEVEKLKQQLSRANMEKAEITSKYEKLSAICRSQRQELQELKQALAARTPSPNLDTTRDHASPGSQPSSTPPKKDNIEGTVWELQQGLFGQSQLSSDSKSWQAFADDPKQQTTTVNSTPRSVRTKNGHQNRETSETNTSAFGTDSFRAVPASSSQIKANFNESKNSQRFGEPKNRDSKSASQPAGWAGF